In Maridesulfovibrio sp., a single genomic region encodes these proteins:
- a CDS encoding TlpA disulfide reductase family protein encodes MLLRIKFLILLLLAMAGAAYAGHLDPGANFPDAELNGDLTDGQRRYLGLKGDGPWKISDIDAGYVLVEIFSMYCPHCQKEAPETNLLYTKLLKAGKSGKIVMIGVGVGNSQFETDFFRDKYAVQFPLFPDPELKIHADVGGPGTPCFYLVEKDGAELRTVFSHEGRMGGMETFLDKLKKVIGK; translated from the coding sequence CTTCTTGCCATGGCCGGTGCGGCCTATGCCGGACATCTTGATCCGGGGGCAAATTTTCCCGATGCGGAACTCAATGGTGATTTGACAGACGGTCAGCGCAGGTATCTCGGCCTGAAGGGTGACGGGCCCTGGAAAATTTCGGACATTGACGCAGGTTATGTGCTGGTTGAGATTTTCAGCATGTATTGTCCGCATTGTCAGAAGGAAGCGCCGGAGACTAACCTTCTTTACACAAAGCTTCTTAAGGCCGGAAAATCCGGTAAAATTGTCATGATCGGTGTCGGAGTAGGAAATTCGCAGTTCGAAACTGATTTTTTCCGGGATAAGTATGCGGTGCAGTTTCCTCTGTTCCCCGACCCGGAGTTGAAGATACATGCCGATGTTGGCGGTCCGGGAACGCCGTGCTTCTATCTGGTTGAAAAAGATGGGGCAGAGTTGCGAACCGTATTTTCTCATGAAGGGCGTATGGGCGGTATGGAAACTTTTCTTGATAAGTTGAAGAAGGTCATCGGGAAATGA